One window from the genome of Salvia splendens isolate huo1 chromosome 9, SspV2, whole genome shotgun sequence encodes:
- the LOC121747354 gene encoding probable pectinesterase 8, whose translation MSPHKLNSLAILFGLIAALASTNLLTPNITNHLVDFVPSSLCSIPFLVTSLIRRSHRHGHHHHTDKDKPGNKTNICDNFPPDFPPPDTNATSFFCVDHNGCCNFTTVQAAVDAVGVMSPKRNIIWINNGVYFEKVMIPKTKPNITFQGQGYTSTAIVWNDTANSARGTFYSGSVQIFSPNFIAKNISFMNAAPMPEPGAVGAQAVAIRIAGDQAAFWGCGFFGAQDTLHDDRGRHYFRDCYVQGSIDFIFGNAKSMYQNCHLVSIASPVAEGTKGINGAVTAQGRASKDENSGFAFVNCSIGGTGRIWLGRAWRPFSTVVFAFTAMSDIIAPEGWNDFNDPARDQSIFYGEYNCTGDGANAAARAIYVQRLNDTQASPFLNVSFIDADLWLQPFTS comes from the exons ATGTCTCCTCATAAACTCAATTCTCTAGCCATTCTCTTTGGCCTTATTGCAGCCTTAGCATCCACAAATTTGTTGACCCCAAACATTACGAACCACCTTGTCGATTTTGTCCCTTCGTCTCTTTGTTCCATACCATTTCTCGTCACTTCTTTAATTAGGCGCAGCCATCGCCACGGCCACCACCATCATACAGACAAAGACAAGCCTGGCAACAAGACCAACATATGCGACAATTTCCCACCCGATTTCCCCCCTCCTGACACCAACGCGACGTCGTTTTTCTGTGTGGATCATAATGGATGTTGCAATTTTACCACTGTCCAAGCGGCTGTGGACGCGGTTGGTGTCATGAGCCCCAAAAGGAACATAATTTGGATTAACAATGGGGTTTACTT TGAGAAGGTAATGATTCCGAAAACAAAACCTAACATCACATTTCAAGGGCAAGGCTATACGTCAACCGCAATCGTGTGGAACGACACTGCCAACTCCGCACGTGGCACCTTCTACAGTGGCTCAGTTCAAATCTTCTCCCCCAACTTTATCGCGAAAAACATAAGTTTCATG AATGCGGCTCCAATGCCTGAGCCAGGAGCAGTCGGAGCGCAAGCAGTGGCCATCAGAATCGCGGGAGACCAAGCAGCCTTCTGGGGGTGCGGATTCTTCGGAGCCCAGGACACGCTCCACGACGACAGGGGCCGCCATTACTTCCGAGACTGCTACGTCCAAGGCTCCATCGACTTCATCTTCGGCAACGCCAAATCCATGTATCAGAACTGCCACTTAGTCTCGATAGCGAGCCCGGTCGCGGAGGGCACCAAAGGGATAAACGGAGCCGTGACGGCACAAGGCCGCGCCTCCAAGGACGAGAACAGCGGCTTTGCGTTCGTCAACTGCAGCATCGGCGGCACGGGCAGGATCTGGCTCGGCCGAGCGTGGCGCCCGTTCTCCACCGTCGTCTTCGCCTTCACGGCGATGTCAGATATCATCGCGCCGGAGGGGTGGAACGATTTCAACGACCCTGCTAGAGATCA gagTATATTCTATGGAGAATACAATTGCACCGGCGATGGAGCGAATGCGGCGGCGAGAGCGATTTATGTACAGAGGCTTAATGACACACAAGCGTCGCCATTTCTGAATGTTTCCTTCATTGATGCCGATCTATGGTTGCAACCTTTTACATCTTAA